One Vallitalea pronyensis genomic region harbors:
- a CDS encoding methyltransferase MtaB domain-containing protein — protein sequence MSKSFSKVVYDLNQFIYGESIHPVTLKNGLTIGGGQIYPELNFTLPSMSINADTMPEVLEQYKSIIEDACKRAVELSVPGFVAEIELLPQATYNPEWGIDITKVVREIMWHYEEKHQLKSALRLTPVDIREDLKSEHMWHGAYWDKVMTVFEKGALAGADLLSIESIGGKDVHDEAIMFCNMKQAIFGLGVLGCMDMSKLWSSITSIANKTGRVSAGDTACGFANTAMVLADKGYIPKVFSAIIRVLAAVRSLVAYEEGARGPHKDCGYEGVYIKAITGTPISMEGKSSACAHLSPLGNIAGAVADLWSNESVQNVKLLGGMAPTISMEQLAYDCRLMNTAKHSSFEDAIRLRDWMVESDSRFDPQAYVLRPDVVLRLSDKIVQGKTHFERSKIAANEAVNEIREAIKQDAVMVDDKELSWLDMIQNDIESISDDDDAFTQEMIETSTSGKFDPKKYDL from the coding sequence ATGTCTAAGAGCTTTTCGAAAGTGGTCTATGATTTGAATCAGTTTATCTATGGTGAGTCCATTCATCCAGTCACACTTAAAAATGGTTTAACCATTGGCGGTGGACAGATATATCCAGAACTTAATTTCACATTACCCAGTATGAGCATTAATGCAGATACCATGCCAGAGGTACTTGAACAATATAAGAGTATTATAGAAGATGCATGTAAGAGGGCAGTAGAATTATCTGTACCTGGTTTTGTTGCAGAGATTGAACTATTACCTCAAGCCACATATAATCCTGAGTGGGGAATTGACATAACCAAAGTTGTAAGAGAGATTATGTGGCACTATGAAGAAAAGCATCAGTTGAAAAGCGCTTTACGCTTAACACCCGTTGATATTCGTGAGGATTTAAAATCAGAACATATGTGGCATGGTGCATATTGGGATAAAGTCATGACTGTTTTTGAAAAAGGTGCTTTAGCAGGTGCTGATCTTTTATCCATTGAATCCATTGGCGGTAAAGATGTCCATGATGAGGCTATCATGTTTTGTAACATGAAACAAGCCATCTTTGGACTTGGTGTATTAGGCTGTATGGACATGTCCAAGTTATGGTCTTCAATAACCTCCATAGCGAATAAAACAGGTCGTGTGTCAGCAGGTGATACCGCTTGTGGTTTTGCTAATACAGCTATGGTATTGGCAGATAAAGGATACATTCCAAAAGTATTCTCAGCTATCATAAGAGTCCTAGCAGCAGTAAGAAGTCTCGTTGCTTACGAGGAAGGTGCTCGTGGACCCCATAAAGATTGTGGTTATGAAGGTGTTTATATCAAAGCCATCACAGGAACCCCTATTTCCATGGAAGGTAAATCCAGTGCATGTGCTCATCTTAGCCCATTAGGCAACATTGCAGGGGCAGTAGCAGATTTATGGAGTAATGAGTCGGTACAAAATGTGAAACTATTAGGTGGTATGGCACCTACGATTTCCATGGAACAATTGGCTTATGATTGTCGTTTGATGAATACAGCGAAGCACTCAAGCTTTGAGGATGCCATAAGATTAAGGGATTGGATGGTCGAGTCCGATAGTCGCTTTGATCCGCAAGCTTATGTATTAAGGCCAGATGTGGTATTACGCTTGAGCGATAAAATTGTTCAAGGGAAAACACATTTTGAAAGAAGCAAGATTGCAGCAAACGAAGCCGTAAATGAAATACGAGAGGCCATTAAGCAGGATGCTGTTATGGTTGATGATAAGGAATTATCCTGGTTGGATATGATTCAAAATGATATTGAATCCATTTCAGATGATGATGACGCATTTACCCAAGAGATGATTGAAACAAGTACATCGGGTAAATTTGATCCTAAAAAATACGACTTATAA
- a CDS encoding AraC family transcriptional regulator: MKNLVYDYEKAVFILESFAYGTDIECRLVDEDGKTIHHVNPKCQFLYGKLSLDEKPNEESFAYSAYQAVQFGGSYIFFGPYGLVYFTTPIMHHQNIIGAFVGGPLLMMAPDDYLYQTIIRKSLDQTLELTSVKSSMAKVPYVPTKRVKYLADLLFISNSFTSPEQHEQFDKAKQLMSQRSEVVHYIGYLKTMGGTVPEGEDYPLDKEKDLLSLISIGDQEGANRLLNEIMAHVYISYRTNFDKLKSRALELVVLLSRAALEGGAQVEEIFGLNYSYLNDIHHYHSVDDLSCWLSEICKRFTNSVFKFGEAKHTDAIYKAMDYIKRHYMQKLTLEEVAEHVFFSPPYFSRIFKNEMGITFNKYLNKVRIANSKQLLNDKDMSLADISEAVGFHDQSHFSKMFKSITGTSPKKYREAL, from the coding sequence GTGAAAAACCTTGTGTATGATTATGAGAAAGCGGTATTTATTCTTGAAAGTTTTGCCTATGGCACAGATATTGAGTGCAGACTTGTTGATGAAGATGGAAAAACCATCCATCATGTGAACCCCAAATGTCAATTTTTATATGGCAAACTAAGCCTGGATGAAAAACCCAATGAAGAGAGTTTTGCTTATAGTGCTTATCAAGCTGTTCAGTTTGGAGGATCGTATATATTTTTTGGTCCTTATGGGTTGGTGTATTTCACCACGCCCATTATGCACCATCAAAACATCATTGGTGCATTTGTAGGTGGACCTTTATTAATGATGGCTCCTGATGACTATCTCTATCAAACCATTATTCGTAAAAGTCTGGATCAAACCTTAGAACTTACTTCAGTTAAATCATCCATGGCTAAGGTTCCATACGTACCAACGAAAAGGGTCAAATACCTTGCGGACTTACTGTTTATTAGTAATTCCTTTACGTCTCCTGAACAACATGAACAGTTTGACAAGGCTAAACAACTCATGTCACAGCGATCAGAGGTTGTACACTATATAGGGTATTTAAAAACCATGGGGGGAACCGTTCCAGAAGGTGAAGATTACCCGTTAGATAAAGAAAAAGACTTGTTATCGCTCATATCTATTGGGGATCAAGAGGGGGCTAACCGATTACTTAATGAAATCATGGCTCATGTTTACATCAGCTACCGTACAAACTTTGATAAACTCAAATCTCGGGCTTTGGAACTGGTTGTACTCCTATCCAGAGCAGCTCTAGAAGGTGGTGCTCAAGTAGAAGAAATATTTGGTTTGAATTATTCCTACCTTAACGATATTCATCACTATCATTCTGTGGATGATTTAAGCTGCTGGCTTTCAGAGATTTGTAAACGCTTTACCAATAGTGTCTTTAAGTTTGGTGAAGCAAAACATACAGATGCTATTTACAAAGCCATGGATTATATAAAGCGTCATTACATGCAAAAATTAACCCTTGAAGAAGTAGCGGAACACGTTTTCTTTAGTCCTCCATATTTTAGTAGGATTTTTAAAAATGAAATGGGTATTACCTTTAATAAATATTTAAATAAAGTACGTATTGCTAATAGCAAGCAACTCTTAAATGATAAAGACATGTCTCTGGCCGATATTTCCGAAGCCGTTGGCTTCCACGACCAAAGTCATTTTAGTAAGATGTTTAAAAGCATTACAGGAACAAGCCCTAAGAAGTATCGAGAAGCTTTATAG
- a CDS encoding acyl-CoA dehydrogenase family protein: MDFLISEEQIMLKKEMMTFAKNHLNDKDSMETFSKDMWQAICDFGLLGVTVSEEYGGLGESYLTAALMFEGLGYACHNNGFIFVINNHIWVSQNLIYLYGNKHLKDKYLAIMVAGQKIGAIAITEAEAGSDAMNMATHAEDKGDYYVLNGTKMFISNGPIADIFIVFAVTSEDSFKRYTAFVVEKDFEGFQVCEDIKKMGLGACPTSEIVMDNCKVPKENVLGTFNMGANILTAALEWERCYEFAPHVGVMQRIMERCIEHANSRKQFSRFIGDNQAISHKIADMQVSIELSRLMLYKIAWLKDQGKSAFMETSIFKLYISENYIKTCRDALQIFGAYGYTCEYDIERELRDALACSIYSGTNEMQKNTIYNMIRSRAL, encoded by the coding sequence ATGGATTTTTTGATTTCAGAAGAACAAATCATGCTAAAAAAGGAAATGATGACATTTGCAAAAAATCACTTAAATGACAAAGACAGTATGGAAACATTTTCAAAGGACATGTGGCAGGCGATATGTGATTTTGGATTATTAGGTGTGACAGTATCGGAAGAGTACGGAGGGTTAGGAGAGAGCTATCTTACTGCTGCATTAATGTTTGAAGGATTAGGATATGCCTGCCATAATAATGGATTTATTTTTGTCATCAACAATCATATTTGGGTAAGTCAAAACCTGATCTATCTCTATGGAAACAAGCATTTGAAAGATAAGTATTTAGCCATCATGGTTGCAGGACAAAAAATTGGTGCAATTGCCATTACAGAGGCAGAAGCTGGTTCTGACGCCATGAACATGGCAACCCATGCAGAGGATAAAGGCGATTATTATGTTTTAAATGGTACAAAAATGTTTATCTCCAACGGTCCTATAGCAGATATTTTTATTGTTTTTGCTGTGACAAGTGAAGATAGTTTTAAACGCTATACAGCTTTTGTTGTGGAGAAGGATTTTGAAGGATTTCAAGTGTGTGAAGATATTAAAAAGATGGGTCTTGGGGCATGTCCTACATCAGAAATAGTGATGGACAATTGTAAGGTTCCTAAGGAAAATGTTCTAGGCACATTTAATATGGGAGCGAATATTTTAACAGCAGCTCTTGAATGGGAGCGGTGCTATGAATTTGCACCTCATGTGGGTGTCATGCAGAGAATCATGGAAAGGTGTATCGAGCATGCCAATAGTCGAAAGCAATTTAGCCGATTCATTGGTGATAATCAAGCCATTTCTCATAAAATTGCTGACATGCAGGTAAGCATTGAATTGTCTAGGTTAATGCTTTACAAAATAGCATGGCTTAAGGATCAAGGTAAAAGTGCTTTTATGGAAACGTCTATTTTTAAATTATATATAAGTGAAAACTACATCAAGACATGTAGAGATGCCCTTCAGATATTTGGTGCATACGGGTATACCTGTGAATACGACATTGAACGGGAATTAAGAGATGCATTGGCATGTAGCATCTATTCTGGTACCAATGAAATGCAGAAAAATACCATTTATAACATGATACGTAGTCGAGCTTTGTAG
- a CDS encoding electron transfer flavoprotein subunit beta/FixA family protein, which translates to MKRLMRIVMCIKSVKKELVYQEDEYQENYVMNPYDLYALQNIIEAKKQGTEMICMSMGPEAVTDTLRRCIALGVDEVIQLSDKHFAGADTIATSYVLKKAIEKIGNVDLICCGQKTVDGETGQVVYALSEQLNIPCLSQVESITDLNQDTISIERVNGDCSEKIQVGLPAVISYRNCTTIYKKINLLRLKRAQNHKIVVWNMNDLQIDPSMCGQKGSKTIVQSVKKHHAIIKKEQTILDGDIKDTVHVVKNIILGKDNGVCLYGE; encoded by the coding sequence ATGAAAAGACTTATGCGCATCGTTATGTGTATTAAATCGGTTAAGAAAGAACTTGTCTATCAAGAAGATGAATATCAGGAAAATTACGTCATGAACCCATATGATTTGTATGCATTGCAAAACATCATTGAAGCAAAAAAACAAGGTACAGAAATGATATGTATGAGCATGGGACCAGAGGCTGTTACAGATACCTTAAGACGTTGCATTGCACTTGGTGTTGATGAAGTCATTCAGTTAAGTGATAAGCATTTTGCTGGTGCTGATACCATTGCTACCTCTTATGTTCTAAAAAAAGCCATTGAAAAGATAGGTAATGTAGACCTCATATGTTGTGGGCAAAAAACAGTAGACGGGGAAACAGGACAAGTTGTCTATGCTTTATCAGAACAACTTAACATACCTTGTTTATCTCAGGTAGAGTCCATAACGGACTTGAATCAAGATACAATATCCATTGAACGGGTGAATGGTGATTGTTCTGAAAAGATACAGGTAGGATTACCTGCAGTCATTTCTTACAGGAATTGTACAACCATCTATAAAAAAATAAATCTATTGCGATTAAAGCGTGCACAAAACCATAAAATTGTTGTTTGGAATATGAACGATTTGCAGATTGATCCATCCATGTGTGGACAAAAGGGGTCTAAGACCATTGTTCAATCGGTGAAAAAGCATCATGCCATTATAAAAAAAGAGCAAACCATATTGGATGGTGACATTAAGGATACGGTTCATGTGGTTAAGAATATCATATTAGGAAAAGACAATGGAGTATGTCTATATGGGGAATAA
- a CDS encoding electron transfer flavoprotein subunit alpha/FixB family protein: MGNKKLWIISDQHEAYATEHVLQILHKALKLKKSQEDEVSVVCVGLNREEQFKTLFQYGANRIIFCEQKSEYSISFFVECIASLLKDKQPDVILFPASITGKQTAAILSVRYRAGLTACCTDIQYDHDMDRYVFIRPAMSESVLAEITCINDKLQMCTIKENIFDSAFVTNEICWNIADYTYEEKEAMRKVQVLERKALNLKERVDIKSAKIVFVVGRGMKHCMDLCQTVAQKYGAVIVGTKAAVEEKMIHENRQIGQSGISISPDICLSFGVSGASQHVVGIKGARLIIAVNPDKNAPIFEYADYVIVDKGEHILQELAL; encoded by the coding sequence ATGGGGAATAAAAAACTATGGATTATTAGCGATCAACATGAAGCATATGCAACGGAGCATGTGCTGCAAATCTTACATAAAGCCCTTAAATTAAAGAAAAGTCAAGAGGATGAAGTATCCGTGGTTTGTGTTGGGCTCAATAGAGAAGAACAGTTCAAAACCTTGTTTCAATACGGCGCTAATCGCATTATTTTTTGTGAACAAAAATCAGAATACAGTATATCTTTTTTTGTAGAATGTATAGCAAGCCTGTTGAAAGATAAGCAACCGGATGTGATTTTATTTCCGGCATCTATAACAGGAAAGCAAACCGCTGCAATCTTATCCGTACGTTATCGGGCAGGTTTAACCGCTTGCTGCACAGATATACAGTATGATCATGACATGGACAGGTATGTATTTATCAGACCTGCTATGAGTGAATCCGTGTTAGCTGAGATAACATGTATTAACGATAAATTACAAATGTGTACCATCAAAGAAAATATTTTTGATTCAGCTTTTGTAACCAATGAGATATGTTGGAATATAGCTGATTATACCTATGAAGAAAAAGAAGCCATGCGAAAGGTTCAGGTGTTAGAACGAAAGGCATTGAATCTGAAAGAGCGGGTGGATATTAAGTCAGCCAAAATTGTTTTTGTTGTTGGCAGAGGCATGAAACACTGTATGGACCTGTGTCAGACTGTTGCACAAAAATATGGTGCAGTCATTGTAGGCACCAAAGCAGCCGTTGAGGAAAAAATGATCCACGAGAATCGTCAAATTGGTCAATCGGGTATCAGCATTAGTCCCGATATCTGCCTATCATTTGGTGTATCAGGAGCAAGTCAGCATGTGGTTGGGATAAAGGGAGCACGGCTGATCATTGCTGTTAATCCTGACAAAAATGCCCCCATATTCGAATATGCAGATTATGTGATAGTGGATAAAGGAGAACATATATTACAAGAACTTGCACTATAA